Part of the Actinomycetota bacterium genome, AACGGAGCAGGGCGCGACGGCGCGCGGGGGTTGGATGCCGGGGACGCGCGCGGGGCCTACAGGCCGAAGCGGCGTTGGCGTTGTTGGTAGGCGCGCACCGCGCGCAAGAAGTCGATGCGGCGGAAGTCTGGCCAGTAGGGGTCGCAGAAGTAGAACTCGGAGTGCGCGCTTTGCCATAGCAGGAACCCCGACAGTCGCACTTCGCCCGAGGGGCGGATGATGAGGTCGGGGTCGGGGAGTCCGGCGGTGTAGAGGAACCGCGCGATCTCCTCGGGGGTGATGCGCTTGGCGGCCTCGGCGAGGTCGGCGCCGTCGTCGGCGTAACTCTCGAGCAGGCGCTTAGTCGCGTCGGCAATCTCTTGGCGGCCGCCGTAGCCGACGGCGACGTTCAAGACCGGGCCTTCGCGGCCTTCGGCTTGCGCGCGCGCCTCTTCCAAAACGCTTCGCGTGTGTTCGGGGAGCATCTCCAGAGCGCCGAGGGCTTGGAAGCGCCAGCGGCCGGCGCGCGCCAGATCGGTCACCTTCTCTTCGATCACGCGCAGCAACTCGCCGATCTCGTCGGGGTCGCGCCGCAGGTTCTCAGTCGAAAGCAACCAAAGGGTGACCACGGGGATATCCAGATCCGCGCACCAGCCGAGAAGTTCGTCGATCTTGGCGGCACCGCGGCGGTGTCCCTCGCTTGCGCTGGCATACCCCATGTCGCGCGCCCAGCGACGGTTTCCGTCCAGGATGACGCCCACGTGCCGGGGCAGCGTCCCGGCGCGCACCTCGGTTTCCAGTCGTCGCTCGTACGCGCGATACAGCAGGTCACGCGGTTTGTACGCCATTGGGAAGCAGCGTAGCACCGCGCCCGTTTCCGTCGAGGATCGACACGGTATGATTGCGCCCACTGTGGTCGACTCTTTGGAAACTATCGTCAACCTCTGCAAGCGCAGAGGGTTCATCTTCCCGTCGTCGGAGATCTACGGCGGGCTTCGCTCCACCTGGGACTACGGTCCGCTGGGCGTCGAGCTGAAGCGCAACGTCAAGAACGCGTGGTGGCGCCACATGGTGCAGAACCGAGCCGACGTCGTCGGTTTGGACGCTGCGATTTTGATGGCGCCGCGCACGTGGGAGGCCTCGGGGCACGTCGAGACGTTCAGCGATCCGCTGGTGGAATGCCTGTCTTGCCACCAGAGGTTCCGCGCCGACCACATCCCGGGCTTCCACGCTCCCCAGTCCGGGCACGAGGACGGCACCGCGACGGTGGACGCCGCCAAGGGCGGACGTTGTCCGAACTGCGGCGCCGCCAAGTTCACCGACCCTCGCAACTTCAACCTCATGTTCAAGACCTACATGGGCCCGGTTGAGGATGCGACGGCGATGGTGTGGCTGCGCCCCGAGACCGCGCAAGGGATCTTCGTCAACTTCGTGAACGTCCAACAGACCACGCGCAAGAAGGTTCCGTTCGGGATCGCGCAGGTCGGCAAGAGTTTCCGCAACGAAATCACGCCTGGGAACTTCGTCTACCGCACGCGCGAGTTCGAGCAGATGGAGATGGAGTTCTTCTGTAAGCCCGGCACCGACGAAGAGTGGCATCAGCA contains:
- the uppS gene encoding polyprenyl diphosphate synthase; protein product: MAYKPRDLLYRAYERRLETEVRAGTLPRHVGVILDGNRRWARDMGYASASEGHRRGAAKIDELLGWCADLDIPVVTLWLLSTENLRRDPDEIGELLRVIEEKVTDLARAGRWRFQALGALEMLPEHTRSVLEEARAQAEGREGPVLNVAVGYGGRQEIADATKRLLESYADDGADLAEAAKRITPEEIARFLYTAGLPDPDLIIRPSGEVRLSGFLLWQSAHSEFYFCDPYWPDFRRIDFLRAVRAYQQRQRRFGL
- a CDS encoding glycine--tRNA ligase; translation: MIAPTVVDSLETIVNLCKRRGFIFPSSEIYGGLRSTWDYGPLGVELKRNVKNAWWRHMVQNRADVVGLDAAILMAPRTWEASGHVETFSDPLVECLSCHQRFRADHIPGFHAPQSGHEDGTATVDAAKGGRCPNCGAAKFTDPRNFNLMFKTYMGPVEDATAMVWLRPETAQGIFVNFVNVQQTTRKKVPFGIAQVGKSFRNEITPGNFVYRTREFEQMEMEFFCKPGTDEEWHQHWIDQRLAWYHHYGIREENLRLREHEADELSHYSKRTVDIEYRFPFTDWGELEGIANRTDFDLRRHQEFSGQDLTYFDQEQEQRYHPYVIEPAAGADRATLAFLIDAYEEELAPKAGGGEEKRTVLRLHPELAPYKVAVLPLSRNEKLVPAAREVADALRARWMIDYDDAGSIGRRYRRQDEVGTPFCVTVDFDSLEDRAVTIRDRDTMKQERLPIAELVARLGEKLPV